The window AGTCGGCCCTGGCGACGGCGCCCTGAAAGCCGTCCGAACTCATTCGCCGTCCTCCTCGAACTCCCTGAGGGCGCCGACGAACGTCGCGTCATCGAGCAGGCGGTCCTGCTCGCCGTCCAGGTCGGCCTTCAGGTCGTCGATGCGCTCCTGAAGGTCGGTGTAGGCCTCGCTTTGGGCCAGTTCCTTCTCGGTTTTCTGCTCTTCGAGCATGGCCCGTTTCGCCAGCAGCGACCGATACTCGCGGACCTTCTCGGCGCGCTCGCTCCGTTCGAGCAGGTCGTCGATGGTCTTGCGCAGTTCGTCGGCCGTCGGGGGTTTCGTGATGTAGTCGTCGAAGCCCATCTCGATGATGTCGAAATCGGGGTCGACGGCGCTGACGATGGCGACGGGACAGTCGTAGCCGCGGTCGCGAATCTCCGCGAGCACCTCGTCGCCGGACATGCCGGGCATCATGCGGTCGAGCAACACCACGCCGACGTCCTCGTCGAGTTGTTCGAGGGCGTCCGCGCCGGAGTCGGCCAGTCGAACCTCGTAGTCGAGGTCGAGCCAGAGCTTGTACGTCTCCGCGACGTCGGGTTCGTCCTCGACAACGAGTACGACCGGGTCGTCCGTCGCGTCCATACCGGTCATTGTGCTTCCCCCGGTTTGCCTCTTTGGTCGTCCGTGGTGTCCGCCCGCTGGAGGTCGATGACGAAGGCCGCGCCCGGGTCGTTGTCCTCGATGTGGATATCGCCGCCGTAGGCGTCGACCATCGCGTCGACGAAGAAGAGGCCGAAGCCGGACCCCGAGGATTTCGCGTGGGTCTCCCCGCGCCGGAACACCATCTCGTGCTGTTCGGCCGGAATACCGCGGCCGTTGTCCGCGATGCGAACCCGGACGCGTCCGTCGACGCGTTCGGCGCTGGCGTGGATGCGGAGCCCCGCGGTTTCGTTGTGCTCGATGGAGTTGCGAACGATGTTCCCGAGGACGTCACCGAGCAGTTCGTCGGCCCGGACCTGAAGGCCCTCGGGAAGCGAGGTTTCGAACTCGACGTCCGGATAGGTCTGGCCGATGCGGTCGAGTTCCGCCTCCAGCAACCGCGTGACGTCGACGGGCTCCAGCGTGACGCCTTCCTGGCCGCTGAGGGCGTTCAGCACGGTCTGGACCCGCTCGACGAAATCCGTGATGTCGTCACACCACCGGCGGATTGTCTCGGCGTAGTCGCCGTGGTCGCCGTCGAGTTCTTCTTCGAGGATTTCCGCGCGGGCGCCGATGACGGTCATGCCGTTGAGGACGTCGTGGCGGAGGATGCTGTTGATGAACTCCATCTGTGAACTGCGGGTCTCCAGTTCGGCTTCGCGTTCGATTCGGTCGAGGGCCGCCTCGACGTTGCCGGCGAGGATGTTCATCAGGTAGCGGTCGGTCTCGGAGATGGCCTCGCCTTCCAGCGTCGCGAACCCGAGCAGGCCGTGGTCGCCGACCGGTGCGAGCACGACCGTTCCGAGCGGCATGTCGACGGCTCCGTCGCGGGTTTGATAGTCGTCCGCGATACGCGTCTCGCCCGCTCGGAAGGTTCGCATCTCGACGGAGTCGTCATCGATTGTCGGGATGCCGTCCATGCCGTGTTCGGCGGTGAACGCGCGGACCTCGTCGGTCATCTGTTGGGGAACGAGCGCGTCACTGACCGAATCGTACTGCCAGTAGACCGCGAACGGCCGCCCCAGTACGTCACCGGCGATATCGACGGCCATCGACTCGGCTTCCGTCGCGACCGAGGTGTCGGCCAACTTCAGGGTGGCCTGCTGGAGCGTGCGAATCTGCCGTTCCTGCCGTTTCCGCTCGGAGATGTCGCGAACGATACCCGTAAACAGCCGGCTGTCGTCCAGTTCGAGTTCGCCGAAGGAGACCTCGATATCGACCTCGTGGCCGTCGGCGTGGCGTCCGGGGAGTTCGATGCCGCTCCAGTCGAGGGCGCGCTCGCCGGTGTCGAGATAGCGCTGTATCCCCTCACGGTGCTGTTCGCGGAGGTGTTCGGGAATAATCGTCGTCAGCGACTCGCCTTCCAGTTCGTCGGGGTCGTACCCGAGGATGTCCTCGATGGCCTGACTCGCGAACTGCACCGTACTCGATTCGTCGATGGAGACGATGCCGACCGGCGAGTTCTCCGTGAGTGCGCGGAACCGCGCGCGGGACTGTTCGAGTTCGCGTTCGCGTTCGGCCCGGTCGAGCGCCGCCCGCGCGTTCAGCCCGAGGATTTCGGCCTGTCGAACGTCCATCTCCGGTATCGCGCCCGGTTCCGGGCGGCCGACTACCAGCAGTCCCTGGTCGCCGAGCGGTATCAACAGGACGGCGCCGAACGGCCCGTCGAAAGTGCGGTTTTCGACCGTCCGGTAGTTCTCGACGACACGGGTTTCCCCCGCCCGGAACACCTCCATGCCGAGCGCGTCGTCCTCGGCAATCGGGTCGAGGTCGGAAACCGATTCGACGTTCAACAGGTCTTTGCTGGAGTCGGTTATCCCGACCGCGACGAGGTGGTCGGCCGCCTCGTCGTAGCGCCACATCATCGACAGCGGGCAGTCGAGGACGTCCTTGGCGATGTCGACGGTCGTTTCGGCGACTCCCTCGGTCGTGGTCGCGTAGGTCAGCCGACGACTCGCGTTGTGGAGGTCCTCGATGCGCCGTTTCTGTTCGTGCTGTTCGGTGATGTCCATCGCGGTGCCGATGACCTGTGTCACCTCGTCGTTCTCGTAGACGGGGGTCAGCCACGCTTCGAGCACCACGGTACCGAGGTCGACGGTCCGATGGACGGTGTTGCCGTCGAGGGCCTGCTCGATGCCGTCGATGACGTTCGGGAGGCCCGCGTACATCTCGAACATCGAGTCCCCGACGGCTTCGCCCGGTTCGAGGCCGAGGGCTTCGAGGCCCTTCCCCTCCGAGAGGGTAATCGTCCCGTCTTCCTCGAAGACGAACAGCATGATGGGGACGTTCTCGATGATGGTCGCGAGGCGTCGTGCCCGCTCTCTGGACTCGGTGATGTCGCGGACGATGGCGACGCTGCCGCCGTCCTCCATCCGTGTCAGCGTCAACTCCTGTGGGAAGGTGCTGTCGTCCACACGCTGGCCGGTCGATTCGCCCCGCCACTCGTTTCGGGATTTGAGTTCCGGGAACACCTCCTCTTCGATACGGGCGGCCTCCGAGGGCGGATAGCAGCGTTCCCAGGGTTCGCCGACCAGTTCCTCGGGGTCATCGTAGCCGTACATCTCGGCGAAGGCCCCGTTGACCGTGACGTACTCGCCGCGGTCGTTCAGGATGGCGATGCCGTCGGTGGCGGTTTCGAGCGCGCGCTGGGTCCGGCGTGTCACCCGGTGTTGCTGTCGTCGTCGGGCATCGTAGTAGCCCGCGAGGGTGCCGCCGGCGGCGCCGAGCGGCGCGGTAAAGAGCGCGGCGTAGGCGCCGACGGTGAGCGGGTTGCTCGCGACGACGAGCGCAGTCGTCGAGAGGACGACGGCGAAAAGCACCGCGGTCGCGGCCGTCCAGGTGGTGACGACGATAACGTCGTCGCCGGTCAGGTCCGTCCGGTGGAGTCGAACGCCGCCGGCGACGATGGCCAGCGATGCCACCAGCGGCACCGCGGCCCGCACCGTATCGAACCCGGACGTGCCGATGAACGCAC of the Natronomonas halophila genome contains:
- a CDS encoding response regulator, which codes for MDATDDPVVLVVEDEPDVAETYKLWLDLDYEVRLADSGADALEQLDEDVGVVLLDRMMPGMSGDEVLAEIRDRGYDCPVAIVSAVDPDFDIIEMGFDDYITKPPTADELRKTIDDLLERSERAEKVREYRSLLAKRAMLEEQKTEKELAQSEAYTDLQERIDDLKADLDGEQDRLLDDATFVGALREFEEDGE
- a CDS encoding PAS domain S-box protein, whose protein sequence is MTTEAPELGGRAERTTGIGDCLRKCSVIGIGVLLAVLSVAGAFIGTSGFDTVRAAVPLVASLAIVAGGVRLHRTDLTGDDVIVVTTWTAATAVLFAVVLSTTALVVASNPLTVGAYAALFTAPLGAAGGTLAGYYDARRRQQHRVTRRTQRALETATDGIAILNDRGEYVTVNGAFAEMYGYDDPEELVGEPWERCYPPSEAARIEEEVFPELKSRNEWRGESTGQRVDDSTFPQELTLTRMEDGGSVAIVRDITESRERARRLATIIENVPIMLFVFEEDGTITLSEGKGLEALGLEPGEAVGDSMFEMYAGLPNVIDGIEQALDGNTVHRTVDLGTVVLEAWLTPVYENDEVTQVIGTAMDITEQHEQKRRIEDLHNASRRLTYATTTEGVAETTVDIAKDVLDCPLSMMWRYDEAADHLVAVGITDSSKDLLNVESVSDLDPIAEDDALGMEVFRAGETRVVENYRTVENRTFDGPFGAVLLIPLGDQGLLVVGRPEPGAIPEMDVRQAEILGLNARAALDRAERERELEQSRARFRALTENSPVGIVSIDESSTVQFASQAIEDILGYDPDELEGESLTTIIPEHLREQHREGIQRYLDTGERALDWSGIELPGRHADGHEVDIEVSFGELELDDSRLFTGIVRDISERKRQERQIRTLQQATLKLADTSVATEAESMAVDIAGDVLGRPFAVYWQYDSVSDALVPQQMTDEVRAFTAEHGMDGIPTIDDDSVEMRTFRAGETRIADDYQTRDGAVDMPLGTVVLAPVGDHGLLGFATLEGEAISETDRYLMNILAGNVEAALDRIEREAELETRSSQMEFINSILRHDVLNGMTVIGARAEILEEELDGDHGDYAETIRRWCDDITDFVERVQTVLNALSGQEGVTLEPVDVTRLLEAELDRIGQTYPDVEFETSLPEGLQVRADELLGDVLGNIVRNSIEHNETAGLRIHASAERVDGRVRVRIADNGRGIPAEQHEMVFRRGETHAKSSGSGFGLFFVDAMVDAYGGDIHIEDNDPGAAFVIDLQRADTTDDQRGKPGEAQ